Below is a genomic region from Streptomyces sp. NBC_00461.
CTGCTGCCAGACGTAGACCAGGATCACCGTGGCCATCGCCGCGTGCTCCGAGGTCAGCCAGGGCACGGGCGCGACGCCGACCAGGCCGATCGCCCAGTTCACCACCCCGAAGTCCTGGTTGAACAGGTACTTCATCACCACCGAGATCGAAGCGGCCGACAGCACCAGCGGGAAGAAGAACGCCGAACGGAACACCGACCGCAGCCACACCGGCATCCGCCCGTTCAGCGCGAGCGCCAGCGCCAGCGCGATCAGCAGTTGCAGCGCGACAGCGAGGACCATGAAGAGGAGCGTGTTGCGGAAGGAGACCAGAACGGTCGAGTCCGTGAAGGTCGTGCGGTAGTTGGCGCCGCCGGCGAAACGGGGCGGGTCGATCACGTTCCAGTGGAACAGGCTCAGCACGATGGACCCGATGATCGGCACGACCGTGAAGACGACGATGCCGACGACCGTGGGCGCCAGGAACAGCGCGGCCAGCAGCCGGGTACCGCGGTCGCGGACGGACGGCCGCACGGCGACGGCGGGTGGCGTGGCGGGCCGCGGACGTACGGCCGGGACCTGGGTGTTCGTCATACCTCACGCTCCATGGCCTGCTCCAGGTCGCTCTGCATCCGGCGCAGGGCGGGACCCACCGCGCGCGGCGAGGCCAGCGCAGTGCCGGTGTACTTGAGCAGGACGTCGGTCACCTCGGCGACCTGCGGCGGCGCGGGGATCGGGCCGGTGTCGGGAAACCGGTCGAGGGTGTCGTAGAAGACCCGCCAGTGTGCCGGGCCGCTCGCGGCGTAGCGTGCGGCGTTCAGCATCGAACGCCGGGCCGGGGTGGTCTGGTTGCTCTTGAACAGCCGGGTCATGGTGTCCTTGCGGGCCGCGTATTTGATGAACTCCCAGGCGGCTTCCTGCTTCTTCGAGGTGCGCAGCAGCGCGTAGCCCGCCGCGCCGAACTGGTGGCGCTGGGTACGCCAGCGCGGGAAGTACTGCACGTCGTAGTCGGCGGCCCGCATGCCGGCCAGCTGCAGGCCGCCCGCCCAGAATCCGCCTGCCGGTGTGACGCCGACGCGGCCGGTGGAGAACACGCCGACCAGATTGCTGCCGTTGCCGCCCTCGGGCCGGGAGCACAGGTTCTCCTGGACGAGGGAAGCGAGATAGTCGTACGCCTCCTCGACCCGGTCGGCGGTGACCTGCGGGGTCGTCCAGCGGAAGCCCCCGCCGCGCCCCTGCCGGTCGGCGGCCGGGTAGAAGGCGTCCCACAGCCAGGAGCCGCCGGGCGCCTTCGACTCCTTCAGCAGGTTCGTGCCGTTTGCGAAGAGCCAGGGCATCACGCCGCCCCACAGCCGGTTGGTCCAGAAGTACGGCGTGAAGTGCGCACCGCCGGTACGTTTCATCTCCCGCAGCAGCGCGGTGAAGTCGTCGCGGCTCCAGTCGGCCGCCGGGAAACCCGCGCCCGCCCGTTTCAGCACCTGCTTGTTGAGGTAGATGTCGGCGGCGTTGAACTCCATCGGCAGCTGGTAGAGGTTCCCCTCGTACATCATCGACTCCACCAGCGAGGGGTGGACGTCGGCGAAGTACTCACGCAGTTGAGCCGCGTCCCGCCGCACCCAACGGTCCAGGGGCACGCCGAGCCGTTGGGCGAACAACTGCACGCCCTCGGTGGCCACATACACCAGGTCGGGGGCGGTGCCCGCGGCGATCTGGGTGAGGATCTTCGCGAAGAAGTCCGACCAGTCGACGGCCTGCACCGCGTTCACCCGCAGCGGGATGTCGGGGTGGAGCCGGTGGAAGCCCTTGGTGAGGGCGTCGACGGTGGCCGGGTCGAAGGCGGAGCCGAGGGTGGCGACGACGAGGGAGCCGTCGTCACGGCCGGGGATGTCGGCTCCCGTGAGCCGGTCCCAGCTCGCGGCGGTCGCGGCCAGGGCGGCTGCTCCGGCCCCGTATGCGCCGTACCGCAGCAGCGTGCGGCGGGGGAGGTGCGAGTCAGTCATCGAACGGGCCTAACTCGTGTTAGATCAGGGGTGATGCCCCAGATGATGTGAACCGGGCAGCAGACCTGTCAAGGGTCGGGAACGCTTGACCTTTAACGAGTTAGGTCTACAGTCCTCGTTCACACGAACCGATTTTTCACGCCCTCCGCGTTGTGAGCCGCACTCGCGTGCGTGACGAGCCGCCACGGGCCCTCATGGGCCGCCACGAGAGGAACGATGTGTCATGCCCGGAACATCGGGGATTTCCAGGAGATCACTGTTCGCGGGATCGGCGGCGGGCACCGCCGCCGCGCTGCTGCCCACCGCGGCGGCCACGGCCGCCCCGAAGCCCAAGCACGGGGCCACGGCCAAGAGCAGGACCAAGTCCACGGCGAGCGGGGCGAGTTACCGCCCCGCGTACCACTTCACGGTCCCCGACCAGTGGAAGAACGACCCGCAGCGGCCCGTCTGGATCGACGGCGAGTATCACTACTACTACCTCTACAACGCCGACTACTTCTCCGGTGTCGTCGGCACCGCATGGCGCCTGGCCACCACCAAGGACCTGGTCTCCTTCACCGACCGCGGGGTCGCCGTGCCCAAGGACACCACGCCCAATGGCGATCTCTGGTCGGGTTCGGCGGTGGTCGACACCGGTAACACGGCCGGATTCGGCGCGGGCGCGGTCGTCGTCATCGTCACCATGTCCCCCGGCGACGGCACCGACCACCAGGAGCAGTTCCTGTACTACTCGACCGACGGCGGTCTCACCTTCACCAACTACGGGGCCGACCCCGTCCTGGCCAACCCCGGCGTCGCCGACTTCCGCGACCCCAAGGTGATCCGCGACGAGGAGCGGGGCCGCTGGGTGATGGCCCTCGCCGAGAACGACAAGATCGGTTTCTACCACTCCGACGACCTCAAGTCCTGGACGTACGTAAGCGGTTTCGTCCACGCCGGCATCGGCGTCCTGGAGTGCCCCGACCTGTTCCGCATCACCGCCGGCGACGGCACCGTGAAGTGGGTGCTCGGCGTGAGCGCCAACGGGAAGAGCTCGGGGCTGCCCAACACGTACGCCTACTGGACGGGTTCCTTCGACGGCAGCGCGTTCACCGCTGAGGCGAGTGACCCGCAGTGGCTCGACCACGGCTGGGACTGGTACGCCGCCGTCACCTTCGAGAAGCGGGACGCGAGCGGCGCGGTGGACGCGGCTGCCCGGTACGCGATCGGATGGGTGAACAACTGGGACTACGCCAACACCACCCCCACCATCGA
It encodes:
- a CDS encoding extracellular solute-binding protein: MTDSHLPRRTLLRYGAYGAGAAALAATAASWDRLTGADIPGRDDGSLVVATLGSAFDPATVDALTKGFHRLHPDIPLRVNAVQAVDWSDFFAKILTQIAAGTAPDLVYVATEGVQLFAQRLGVPLDRWVRRDAAQLREYFADVHPSLVESMMYEGNLYQLPMEFNAADIYLNKQVLKRAGAGFPAADWSRDDFTALLREMKRTGGAHFTPYFWTNRLWGGVMPWLFANGTNLLKESKAPGGSWLWDAFYPAADRQGRGGGFRWTTPQVTADRVEEAYDYLASLVQENLCSRPEGGNGSNLVGVFSTGRVGVTPAGGFWAGGLQLAGMRAADYDVQYFPRWRTQRHQFGAAGYALLRTSKKQEAAWEFIKYAARKDTMTRLFKSNQTTPARRSMLNAARYAASGPAHWRVFYDTLDRFPDTGPIPAPPQVAEVTDVLLKYTGTALASPRAVGPALRRMQSDLEQAMEREV
- a CDS encoding glycoside hydrolase family 32 protein — encoded protein: MPGTSGISRRSLFAGSAAGTAAALLPTAAATAAPKPKHGATAKSRTKSTASGASYRPAYHFTVPDQWKNDPQRPVWIDGEYHYYYLYNADYFSGVVGTAWRLATTKDLVSFTDRGVAVPKDTTPNGDLWSGSAVVDTGNTAGFGAGAVVVIVTMSPGDGTDHQEQFLYYSTDGGLTFTNYGADPVLANPGVADFRDPKVIRDEERGRWVMALAENDKIGFYHSDDLKSWTYVSGFVHAGIGVLECPDLFRITAGDGTVKWVLGVSANGKSSGLPNTYAYWTGSFDGSAFTAEASDPQWLDHGWDWYAAVTFEKRDASGAVDAAARYAIGWVNNWDYANTTPTIDCDGFNGTDSIVREITLKKASDNTYYLASQPVAGLDSHVSRTVNLGDVTVDGMKVLDYTGISYEVTTEITWSQLTGVGLQLRRSPDGGRHIDAGIYTDYAFLNRRNTVNADTSGKWQESHTPFDPSAGTVKLRILVDRTSVEMFVDDGRYVHTSQVFPYLLDTRLALFTIGGSAVFRNTVIREFSV
- a CDS encoding carbohydrate ABC transporter permease; this translates as MTNTQVPAVRPRPATPPAVAVRPSVRDRGTRLLAALFLAPTVVGIVVFTVVPIIGSIVLSLFHWNVIDPPRFAGGANYRTTFTDSTVLVSFRNTLLFMVLAVALQLLIALALALALNGRMPVWLRSVFRSAFFFPLVLSAASISVVMKYLFNQDFGVVNWAIGLVGVAPVPWLTSEHAAMATVILVYVWQQFGFSFLLFVGGLNNIPKEIHEAAALDGATGLRKHLGITLPLLSPTLLVASVVGIINALQVFEQPYVLTDGGPGDATRTVVMVIYERAFEQLDFGEASAVGVLLFVLIMAVTALQFRLSRRFVHYQ